In Beijerinckia indica subsp. indica ATCC 9039, the genomic window CAAGGACCTCCTTCCCGGTGAAAAGCCAGAGGCCGTTCTCTGGGCCTCGCGCGGCGGCTTTTCCTATATTTTTACCGAAGCCGTGCCCGATGACGTGCCGGGCCATTGGCGGGCGCAATTCGACTTCACCGACAGCGCCCCGGCCGACACAAACGATCCCGTCGAAATGCGCCTCTATCTCAAAACCGGCAACAAAGTGCTGAGCGAGACCTGGGCCTTTCAATATCACCCGTTCTGAGGGCACCCTTTGGCTCTCCGAGGTTTTTTGTATGGGCCTTGTCGCAACTGGTGTTTGAAACGGTTTCACGCTAGAGGGAAAGCTTGTTTGATTGATATATGCCCTCCGGTAGGCCGTGGCACTGCCAAGCCTTGGAGAAGCATGCAGGAGACCCTCATCAGGAGACCCCATGGCGCGCGCGCTTACGGCCTATCTGGCCCGCAAGGATGTTCCAGACCGCAAAAGCCTGCAAAAGGCTCTCGATGCCCTCAAGCTCAAGATCACTCTCGATGATGGCTATGCGCCGTTCAAATCGGTGAGCTATCTGCCCTGCACCTTCGATGGCGAGGATGCGGGCTTCGATATCCGTTTTCAGGACGCGCCAGCTGACCCCGCTCCCAATCTCAAGGCAGCGCTCGGGGAGCAAGACACCGCAATCGCCTTTCGCTGGGGTGGGGATATTCGTGAACAGGCCTGTGTCATGGCCGTCTGCACCGCGCTGGCGCGCGATTTCGGCGCCATCGTACATGAGGATGAGGGCGACAAGATCATCGCCAGCGACGATCTTTTCAAAAAAGCGAAAAACGCCGCCGATTCCCTGTAGACTTAATGAGATGGAGGAAACCGGGAGCGGTGGGAACGAACCACCGCTGTGGTTCGGGAGGAGATTTGCTTTGGGTCCTGCGATCAAGAGGCCGCGCGGTCGGCCTCCTGCCGTTTTAAAAACGCCTGTGGCCTCGGTGGTGCAATCGCTCGACCGTGCCTTGACCCTGATCGAACTCGTCGCCCAATCGGACGGTATCGGTCTGACCACTCTGTCGCAACGCGCCGATATGCCGCCGTCCACCGTCCATCGCCTGTTGATGACGCTGGCGGCGCATGGCTTCGTCGAAATGCATGAGCAGGATCAACGCTGGAGCATTGGCGTCGAGGCCTTTCGCGCCGGCATGGCGTTTCAGCGCCGCAATAATGCCGTCACGCTCGGCCGACCGGTCATGCAGGAATTGATGGAGCTTTCCGGCGAGACCGCCAATATCGGCATTTTCGAGGGCGGCGAAGTGGTCTTCGTCACCCAGGTCGAGAGTTACGATCCGATTCGCGCCTTTTTTCGCGCCGGCGAGCGGCGTTCCGCCCATGCTTCGGGAATCGGCAAAGCCATGCTCGCGCATATGCCCCGCGAGACCATCGAGCGCGTGATCCAGCAGAAGGGCCTGCCAGCCTTTACCGAAAATACGATCACCGATCCCACGTCTCTGTTCATCGATCTCGAAAACATCCAGCAACGCGGCTATGCGATCGACAATCAGGAGCGCAATCTCGGGATGCGCTGCATCGCCGCCGCGATCTTCAACGAATTCGGAGAGGCGGTAGCCGGAGTCTCCGTGTCAGGGCCAGCCTCCAGGCTCTCCGATGAGCGGATCGACGTGTTGGGGCCACAAGTCCGGCAGGGCGCGGCCAAGATTACCCGGCTCATCGGCGGTCTCGAGAAGGCGTGACATCCGCCTTCACGAAGCGTCGGCTGGTCGTTCCGGCAAAGCGGCAACGAGACGGCAACCGTCGAAAACTTCCAACCTTCGCCCATCATGCAATGTTTCAGCGGCGGCGATCGCCTCGGCATCGGTCTGGCACGCCTTCAACACTTTCGACTTTTTGATCTTGCCCGCTTCATCGAGAAAGAAGGCGCGGTAATCCGGTCCTTCCGAAGGACAATCCGACATATCTATTCCCCGCTCTTCAAAGCGCGCCGCACATCACGATCCCGAACAGCCTGGCAGCCCGATCACACGGGCACGGCGCCCCGGTCACCAATCGTCTTTCCATCGGCCAGCAAGCCCCAGGCCGAGGCTTTGATGCGCGGCTCGGCGCCCGTCCCCTCGATCGCGAACAGATGATAGGCGGCATAGCGATAAGGTGACCCGCGCACGAGCGAGGCGGAAGGCACGCCGACGATGGGCACGCGCCGGCCTTTCGGTCCCGTCAGATAGGTCACCGAGGGGCGATGTTCATGCCCATGCAGGATCAATTCGGCGCCAACGCGTCCGATCATTTCCGCGAAAGGACGAGCGTCCACAAGGCCGCGCCCGAATTTGCCTTCCGCCCAGGGCGGGTGATGCAGCATGATGACGCGGATACAATTTTGCGCCGCCGCCTCCTTCAGCAGAGTCTCGGCGCCGGCAAGCTGCTGTCTGCCGAGGCGACCGGAGGCGATGAAGGGTGGCATGGGAACGCCCGAAGCGAGGCCTATGAGAGCGACGGGCCCTCGCCGACGCAAATAGGGATAAAGCGCCGTCGCCATGGACTGTCCAAAGGGAAGAGACTCCCCAAGGGGATGCTCTCCAGCCGTCCAGGGCTTGAAGGTCCGCGCGAGATCCGGCAGAGCGCCGCGCACATAGGCATCATGATTGCCTGGCACGAAACTAACGTTTTCGGGTTGCCCCAGGCTTTCGAGCCAGAGCCGGCCGAGCGGGAATTCCGCGGCGAGCCCGAGGTTCAAAATATCCCCCGTCACTGCGATATGATCGGGATGATGGCTTTTAAGATCCGCGACCAGACGGCCGAGCGTCTCCATATCGTGAGCGGTGGAGCGTCCACGCTGCCAGTTCAGATAACCGGTCAGCCTTTTGCCAAGCAATTCGCGGCGGCGCGGCACCGGCAAGGGACCGATATGCGGATCAGATAAATGCGCGAGCAGAAAGGTCACGCCAGCCTCACGAGGGACATTTCCCGATCATATCTCTAGTATCCACCCTCATTGAAGCGCGACGTGTTGCGGTTCAATGAGGACAAGTGGATAAGTTTAAAAAGTGACGGTTCGAGAATCTGTGATTTCGATCCTAAGCAAACTGTTCCAAGTTTGCTTACACTTAAAATTCTTGGCAGCATTGGTTTTAACCACGCAAGGCTGCTTAGGCCCCGCCGATGAGAATGCCCGTGATCAACACGATCAAACCGCCAACGATGACCTGCAGGACGGCGCGGAGGAAGGGCGTCTTCATGTAACGGGTGCGCATGAAGGCAATCGCCCAGAGTTCGAAGAAGACCACGACGCCAGCAATGCTGGTGGCGATCAGAAAGGCATTCGGCCATTCGTCGGGCACAAGATAGGGGAGCGTATGGCCAAGCCCCCCGATCGTCGTCATCAGGCCGCAGGCGAGGCCGCGCAGAAGCGGCGCGCCGCGCCCAGTCATGGTGCCGTCATCGGACAGCGCCTCAGCAAAGCCCATGCTGACGCCGCCACCCAGCGAAGCGGCAAGACCGACGAGAAACGTCTTCCAATTATTATGCGTCGCAAAAGCCGCGGCGAACAAAGGCGCCAGCGTCGAGACCGAACCATCCATCAGCCCAGCGAGGCCCGGCTGCACATATTGCAGGACGAAGAGACGCGCATGCGTCATTTCCTCGGTCTTGCGCGCATCGACGGTCAGATATTTGGTCTCGAGATCGGCGGCGATTTCCTCATGCGTCATTTCGGTCTGGGCCAGTTCGCGCAGCAATTGCCGCACCGCCGGGTCCTTGGCGCTGGCCGCCGCCTTGACATAGAAACTCGCCGCTTCCGCCTCGCGGATCTCAGCCTCACGGCGGATCGTGTCGAGCGAAAGATTGCGGGTCAACCAGACCGGCGGCCGCTTGATGAAGAAATTGACGTCCCCCTTGCTGATCGGGACGAGTTCGGGACCGAATTTGTCCTTGTAAAGCTCATTGAGCATTTCGCGATGGGTGGCTTCGGTCTGCGCCATTTCCGCGAAAACCTTCGCCGTCGCTGGATAACGGTCGGCAAGATCCTCTGCAAATGTCGAATAGACGCGATTGTCTTCTTCTTCCCCCGCAATGGCCAGGCAGAGAATCTCGCGTTCGCTCAATTCAGAAAAATTTTTCACGCATCCCGCCCCTATTCAGCCCTCACGCACTAAAATAGGACGAGGGCTCTCCTGGCTAGACATGCCGTCCGCGTGCCACGCGATTCTTCTTCTCCCCAAAGATATGCGCGGCCTCGAAATGGGAAGCATGCTTTGCGGTTTGTAAGCCTTCTGCCTTGATCATTCAATTTTTCCGAAATGCTTTCAGCGAATTTCAAGAATTCACCGCCAATTTGGCGATGCAAGGAGTTTTCGATTCATGTCGAACCGCGCACTTTGGCGGGTGTTTTCTCATTTTCCGGTGATCCTTTCGGCCATTGCCGACAAAAAGCGGAGATCCGCCGCCCGATCCGGCAGTTCTTATGGTTCCGCTTCCAGCACGAACCGGGGCGAGCATCCGGCACCGAGCCTTGGTGTGCGTGGCCTGGTCTTCGATCACGACGCACGTGTTCTTCTAGTCCGCCGCAAAGGCATAGCCGGATGGTATTTGCCGGGTGGCCCTGTCCATCGCGGTGAAAGTGTCGTCTCGGCCCTGGCGAGACATCTCGAGGCCGAAATCGATTTTCAGATACCTGACGTCCCGCTGCTCCATGGCCTCTTTCATCATCCGCGCGCGCGGAGCCATGTCGCTTGCTATATCCTCTTATGGCCACATTCCGGCATCGAGCCGCGCATTGGTCGTGCCCTGGAAGAAGCACGATTTTATGCCTCAACGGATCTGCCCGCGACGGTCAGCGGCCCCGCTCGAGCCCGGATCGAAGAGACCGCATCCGAGGCCCCGCCAGCCTTGGACTGGTGAACAAAAGCGCGTCCAAATCATTCTCCCTGCCGAACCGAAGGCCCGACCGCCGCAGCAGTCCTAAAGCGGACGAAGCCGGAGTCCCCTTAACCCAGTTTGGTCAGCTCGGCTTGATCACTCAGCGTGACAAATTTATTGGCCCTTGCAGGATCATCAAAAAAACGTGAACTTGCGCCGAGAGGGCCATAATCGGTGCCTCCAGACGGTCAGCAACAAGACCGCCGGTATTTAAGGGAGAATGCTCATGATTTTTCATGTGTCTATTGAGGCCGATGATCCACGCCATATCGCGCAGGTCATCGCCGAACTCTGGGGCGGCATTGCAACCCCTTTTCCGCCGGTGATCGAGGGAAGCTGGGTGGCTTTGGCGGGAGACACACGCAACAGCTTGATCGAAGTCTATCCGCGCGGCACCGAATTGGTGGAAGCCGAGGGCGACGCCGATAGCTATGGCGTCCATGGCAGTGAATCACGCCGCTCAGCCACCCATATAGCGATCGCCAGTTCTCTTTCGCAGGAAGAGGTTCTCGCGATCGCGCAACGTGAAGGCTGGCCGGCCAAATATCGCAAGCGCGGCGGGGCTTTCGGTGTCATCGAATTATGGATCGAGGGCAGCCAGATGATCGAGGTTCTGACGCCGCCCATGCAAAAGGAATATCGCGAGACGCTAACGATCAAGGGCTGGACCGACTATCTCGCCTCAGTCGGCGTCATGCCCGAGGCTGCTACGGCCTGAGATTGCTACAGACTGACGATCAAAGCAGGCGGGGCGCCCCACGGCGCCCGCTTTCACAAGCGAAACTCTTCACGAAGACTGGAAGGACCTCATGGTCGTCCTGCCCATGAGGGAATGATCTTTCTCGCAGGGATCAACCTGATAGACCCTTGCTGCATCCATACGTTTAGGCGCGAAATCAAAGATGGCACCGGGCTGATTGTCCCCCACCGTCAAATCGTAGCCGTGTAGATCGGCGATAATGGCGACCATGCTAAGGCCGAGACCATTGCCCGGTACATGCCGGCTCCGGTCATGGCGATAGAATCGCTTGAAAATATCCTCTCGCTCATTGACCGGAATGCCAGGGCCATTATCGGCCACCCGGAGAACCGGCCCTTGCCGGCTTGGAAAGGCGCCGAAGGTCACCGTCCCACCGACAGGCGTGAATTTGATGGCATTATCGACGAGATTCGCGACCATTTCGATGAGCAGCTGAAAATCGCCAACCATAGGCGCAGCAGATTTTTCGATGAGCTGAAGCGTGATCGATTTGGTCTCAGCCAAGGGCTCGTAGAGCTCAAAAATCTGCTGGCAGACTTCGCGAAGATCGACCGGAGCAAAAGTCTGGCGCAAGGGGCCGTTCTCGATTTCCGACATGCGGAGCAAGGTCGTGATGGTCATCAAGGCCCGATCGAGATCGCGCAGGGCCAATTGTGCATTCTCGCGCAGATCCTCCTCGTTCTCGCTGTCGAGCCCGCGCTCCAGCCGCGCGCACATGAGAGCGAGGGGCGTACGCAGATCATGGGCAATATTGTCGCCGACGCTTTTGATCTGTGAAAGCAAGCGGACGATCTCATCGAGCATCCGGTTCACCGCGCGAGAGACATGATCGATGTCATCGACACCGTCTTTGACCGGCAGCCGCTCGTTCAGATGCCCCTGCATGATGCTGGTAATGCGCTGATTGATGAATTGCAGCCGTTGCGCCGAACGCCAGCTGAAGACGGCACCGATGATCAGCGTGAGGAGAATGGTCGGGACGACACCGACGATGAGCGCCCGCGACACGATATGGCGTAAGGCATGAACTTCATACAGGCTGCGGCCGAGCACGATAGTGGTGCCGTCCGCGCGCGTGCGGCCGACGAAGAGGGCTGGACCGCCGCCATAGCCATCGGAATCCTGGAAAGACGGCGATTCAAGTTGGTGCGCACCGCCATCGATCGGCAGATCAGCAGGCAAGACCGGAAGATTGCCGGCGATCAGCATCCCGTCCTTGTCGTAGAGACCCGCGAAATCGACGATCCGCAAATCGCTGGCGAGGCGGCGTTCGAATTCACCCTGGATGCGATCCATCGGCTCGATCGCCGCATCAGCGGTTTCCTCGATCAGATGCGCCCTGACCTGCTTGTCGTCATAGACCGCCACATGCAGATACACGAAGAGGAAGACGATCGAGGTCGCAGCGGTAACAGCGAGTGCGAAGAGAATGGCCAGACGGAAGGTCGCGGCCCGAAAAAGTTTGCGCGGCCACTGACGAAGATCATAGGGCAACGCCAAAACCTTAATTGTTGAGCCGG contains:
- the bhcR gene encoding HTH-type transcriptional regulator BhcR, translated to MGPAIKRPRGRPPAVLKTPVASVVQSLDRALTLIELVAQSDGIGLTTLSQRADMPPSTVHRLLMTLAAHGFVEMHEQDQRWSIGVEAFRAGMAFQRRNNAVTLGRPVMQELMELSGETANIGIFEGGEVVFVTQVESYDPIRAFFRAGERRSAHASGIGKAMLAHMPRETIERVIQQKGLPAFTENTITDPTSLFIDLENIQQRGYAIDNQERNLGMRCIAAAIFNEFGEAVAGVSVSGPASRLSDERIDVLGPQVRQGAAKITRLIGGLEKA
- a CDS encoding metallophosphoesterase family protein, giving the protein MTFLLAHLSDPHIGPLPVPRRRELLGKRLTGYLNWQRGRSTAHDMETLGRLVADLKSHHPDHIAVTGDILNLGLAAEFPLGRLWLESLGQPENVSFVPGNHDAYVRGALPDLARTFKPWTAGEHPLGESLPFGQSMATALYPYLRRRGPVALIGLASGVPMPPFIASGRLGRQQLAGAETLLKEAAAQNCIRVIMLHHPPWAEGKFGRGLVDARPFAEMIGRVGAELILHGHEHRPSVTYLTGPKGRRVPIVGVPSASLVRGSPYRYAAYHLFAIEGTGAEPRIKASAWGLLADGKTIGDRGAVPV
- the mbfA gene encoding iron exporter MbfA; the encoded protein is MKNFSELSEREILCLAIAGEEEDNRVYSTFAEDLADRYPATAKVFAEMAQTEATHREMLNELYKDKFGPELVPISKGDVNFFIKRPPVWLTRNLSLDTIRREAEIREAEAASFYVKAAASAKDPAVRQLLRELAQTEMTHEEIAADLETKYLTVDARKTEEMTHARLFVLQYVQPGLAGLMDGSVSTLAPLFAAAFATHNNWKTFLVGLAASLGGGVSMGFAEALSDDGTMTGRGAPLLRGLACGLMTTIGGLGHTLPYLVPDEWPNAFLIATSIAGVVVFFELWAIAFMRTRYMKTPFLRAVLQVIVGGLIVLITGILIGGA
- a CDS encoding NUDIX domain-containing protein, with the translated sequence MSNRALWRVFSHFPVILSAIADKKRRSAARSGSSYGSASSTNRGEHPAPSLGVRGLVFDHDARVLLVRRKGIAGWYLPGGPVHRGESVVSALARHLEAEIDFQIPDVPLLHGLFHHPRARSHVACYILLWPHSGIEPRIGRALEEARFYASTDLPATVSGPARARIEETASEAPPALDW
- a CDS encoding sensor histidine kinase, which gives rise to MPYDLRQWPRKLFRAATFRLAILFALAVTAATSIVFLFVYLHVAVYDDKQVRAHLIEETADAAIEPMDRIQGEFERRLASDLRIVDFAGLYDKDGMLIAGNLPVLPADLPIDGGAHQLESPSFQDSDGYGGGPALFVGRTRADGTTIVLGRSLYEVHALRHIVSRALIVGVVPTILLTLIIGAVFSWRSAQRLQFINQRITSIMQGHLNERLPVKDGVDDIDHVSRAVNRMLDEIVRLLSQIKSVGDNIAHDLRTPLALMCARLERGLDSENEEDLRENAQLALRDLDRALMTITTLLRMSEIENGPLRQTFAPVDLREVCQQIFELYEPLAETKSITLQLIEKSAAPMVGDFQLLIEMVANLVDNAIKFTPVGGTVTFGAFPSRQGPVLRVADNGPGIPVNEREDIFKRFYRHDRSRHVPGNGLGLSMVAIIADLHGYDLTVGDNQPGAIFDFAPKRMDAARVYQVDPCEKDHSLMGRTTMRSFQSS